Proteins found in one Labrenzia sp. VG12 genomic segment:
- the flbT gene encoding flagellar biosynthesis repressor FlbT has product MALKVELKPGERIIIGDSVITNDNQRTRLFIEGQAPILREKDILTPATADTPAKRVYLAVQLMYLSTDIERIQENYFTLVNDIVKAAPSTIPYVTRISNSILTGAFYKALKEARKLIEYEGTLISHVQAGSAGLPEDGPGGGSVASGTGSESADEGRSTASVDQG; this is encoded by the coding sequence ATGGCGCTCAAGGTCGAGCTAAAGCCGGGCGAAAGAATTATCATCGGGGACAGTGTCATTACCAATGATAATCAGCGCACGCGCCTGTTTATCGAAGGCCAGGCACCCATTCTTCGGGAAAAGGATATTCTCACTCCGGCCACCGCTGATACACCGGCAAAACGGGTCTATCTGGCCGTTCAGCTGATGTATCTATCGACGGATATCGAAAGAATTCAGGAGAATTACTTCACTCTCGTCAACGATATTGTGAAGGCCGCGCCGAGTACGATCCCGTACGTTACCAGGATTAGTAACTCCATCCTAACCGGCGCCTTTTACAAAGCTCTGAAAGAAGCACGAAAGCTCATCGAGTATGAAGGGACGCTGATCAGTCATGTACAAGCAGGCAGCGCAGGCTTACCAGAAGACGGCCCAGGTGGCGGCAGTGTCGCCTCGGGAACTGGAAGCGAATCTGCTGATGAAGGCCGCAGCACGGCTTCAGTTGATCAAGGATGA
- the flaF gene encoding flagellar biosynthesis regulator FlaF: MSPRELEANLLMKAAARLQLIKDEWDDSSLAEKDDALVYNRKLWTILVTSATSAESELPQDIKNNIATLGVFVFKQTMSIITTDDVNKIGVLININRAIAEGLRSQPADAE; the protein is encoded by the coding sequence GTGTCGCCTCGGGAACTGGAAGCGAATCTGCTGATGAAGGCCGCAGCACGGCTTCAGTTGATCAAGGATGAGTGGGACGATTCTTCGCTCGCCGAAAAAGATGATGCTCTGGTCTATAACCGCAAGCTCTGGACCATCCTTGTAACCTCGGCAACGAGCGCGGAAAGCGAGTTGCCGCAGGACATCAAGAACAATATTGCCACCTTGGGCGTGTTTGTTTTCAAACAGACGATGTCGATCATCACGACCGATGACGTCAACAAGATCGGTGTGCTCATCAACATCAATCGGGCGATTGCGGAAGGCTTGAGATCCCAACCGGCCGACGCCGAGTAG
- a CDS encoding flagellar protein yields MAVSTVTTSRTYLIQQLGELNDTLAQKTTQLARGKVGDTYGEIGDRRLLDIQLTQKVSMIETYQQTITISNLHLQTATMSLDRLEELRQDAKSALDTNDFILQDDGQTQTQSRAELLLNEAVNILNTEVAGYYVFGGTDAVNDPVASLQAILDGENGRDGLRTYLSEFSQANLGTNNNGRVDTSALTTNYAGAVPTDSTFTVAEDGAHDFGFDISSVTSTLTNVAVTGPLAADPDSFDVQFTGQPNLGETISVELTLPPDHTETITIEFTAAATAENEGTFAIGADLEETAQNLRDALEAEIESQAQTTLRAVSDEWAAEEFFTTFGGEEPQRIDGPPYDTATALTGGGSTTVEWYTGRNDSVTDPRDDKNAVVDGNLTVNYGVRANETALQELVQSLAAFVAADFSGGTQTDEEYYNALSTNLRATLHPPGVEQSGIVDIATDIAITHRTVSLTEDRHVQMKNTYEGTIDEIEGIDQDRVAAEILQLQTNIEVSYRASSIVFNLSLSDYL; encoded by the coding sequence ATGGCCGTCTCAACAGTCACCACTTCCCGGACTTATCTGATCCAGCAACTGGGTGAACTCAACGACACGCTGGCCCAGAAAACCACGCAGCTGGCGCGCGGCAAGGTGGGCGACACCTATGGTGAAATCGGCGACCGGCGGCTGCTGGACATTCAGCTGACCCAGAAGGTCAGCATGATCGAGACCTATCAGCAGACCATCACGATCTCCAACCTGCATCTGCAGACGGCCACCATGTCGCTGGACCGGCTGGAAGAGCTGCGCCAGGATGCCAAGTCGGCCCTCGATACCAACGACTTCATCCTGCAGGATGACGGCCAGACCCAGACCCAGTCGCGGGCAGAGCTCTTGCTCAACGAGGCGGTCAATATCCTCAATACGGAAGTCGCCGGCTATTACGTCTTCGGCGGAACCGATGCCGTGAATGATCCGGTGGCCAGCCTGCAGGCCATCCTGGACGGCGAGAACGGGCGTGACGGACTGCGGACCTATCTGAGCGAATTTTCGCAGGCCAATCTCGGAACCAACAACAACGGACGGGTCGATACCTCTGCATTGACCACAAACTATGCCGGGGCCGTGCCGACCGATTCCACCTTCACGGTTGCCGAAGACGGTGCACATGATTTCGGGTTCGACATCTCCTCGGTTACTTCGACGCTGACAAATGTCGCCGTCACCGGCCCACTAGCGGCGGATCCCGACAGTTTCGACGTTCAGTTCACGGGGCAGCCCAATCTCGGCGAGACGATTTCTGTCGAGCTGACCCTGCCGCCGGACCATACGGAGACGATCACGATCGAATTTACCGCAGCTGCAACGGCTGAGAACGAGGGCACCTTTGCCATCGGGGCGGACCTTGAGGAAACGGCGCAGAACCTTCGGGATGCGCTGGAAGCCGAAATCGAAAGCCAGGCGCAAACCACCTTGCGGGCCGTTTCCGACGAATGGGCGGCGGAGGAATTCTTTACCACCTTTGGCGGCGAGGAACCGCAGCGTATCGATGGGCCGCCCTATGACACGGCAACGGCGTTGACCGGCGGCGGTTCGACAACCGTCGAATGGTATACCGGCCGCAACGATTCAGTGACCGACCCGCGGGATGACAAGAACGCCGTGGTCGACGGCAACCTGACGGTCAATTACGGCGTAAGGGCCAATGAGACCGCGTTGCAGGAGCTGGTGCAGTCGCTGGCGGCCTTTGTGGCTGCTGATTTCTCAGGCGGTACGCAGACCGACGAGGAATACTACAACGCGCTGTCTACCAATCTGAGAGCCACACTGCATCCGCCAGGCGTGGAGCAATCCGGCATTGTCGACATAGCCACCGATATTGCGATCACCCATCGCACGGTCTCGCTGACCGAAGACCGCCACGTGCAAATGAAAAACACCTACGAAGGCACGATCGACGAAATCGAGGGCATCGACCAGGACCGTGTGGCCGCAGAAATCCTGCAGCTTCAGACCAATATCGAAGTGTCCTACCGGGCGTCTTCCATCGTCTTCAACCTGTCCCTGTCCGACTATCTGTAG
- a CDS encoding flagellar hook-associated protein FlgK produces MGLTSAMNTAVFGITYNQRQLDVTATNIANADTAGYSKKIISAEVFFDGLGNVAGMNATEVRRIIDEQIQADYFNSLADTNYAKQIADFTDRLDDIFGTIGDQSSLTSLVGELSSKLAVLVNDPGNYAAQKDVVAIADAFARELNSSYEQIADLRQEADTALSTQTDAVNGLLSSIEDIDEAIRDAAQSGVSTADMEDERDRLIEQLSAYLDVNVSESSNDTLFIQTADGQQLYADNQASTLSFSRSHSLQPGQTGNSVMVTTPGGTSYDLIAGSRSGLMVATAELRDDILVEAQTQLDTIAAEISLAFSNVTVDSTAVTVGLDDGFDLDISALQAGNTITVEYTDTGGTAQTVTLVGVEDASLLPLDNSATANPNDTVFGIDISSGTQATIITNIIAAMGATGLQVSNNGSDQLRVLGDNTGPTTVESLTADVTVTAHTDQGLGLAIFVDSRDAPELFTDALEDSGQRLGYANAIAVNPDLLADSALLVNYQTTPTANTANDPARAQYLSEALTSATTYYDPGSGIGSSSTPFQGSVIDFVNQTVAFQGNQAEDAATYSDSKETLTRNLAIRYEESYAVDLDTELAFMVQLENAYAANARVMQTIKELFDELLNIV; encoded by the coding sequence ATGGGTCTGACAAGTGCCATGAACACAGCGGTTTTCGGCATTACCTACAATCAGCGCCAGTTGGACGTGACAGCGACCAACATCGCGAACGCAGATACGGCCGGCTATTCCAAGAAGATTATCTCCGCAGAAGTTTTCTTCGACGGCCTCGGCAACGTTGCAGGCATGAATGCAACGGAAGTCCGGCGCATTATCGATGAACAAATTCAGGCGGATTATTTCAATTCCCTTGCCGACACCAATTACGCCAAGCAGATCGCGGACTTCACGGATCGTCTTGATGATATTTTCGGGACTATCGGCGATCAAAGCAGCCTGACCTCTCTTGTCGGTGAACTGTCCTCAAAACTCGCGGTACTGGTGAACGACCCGGGCAATTACGCCGCACAGAAAGACGTCGTTGCGATTGCAGACGCGTTTGCCCGCGAACTCAACTCCTCCTACGAGCAGATCGCCGACCTGCGCCAGGAGGCGGACACCGCACTGTCGACCCAAACGGATGCCGTTAACGGATTGCTGAGCAGCATCGAGGACATCGACGAAGCGATCCGGGACGCGGCGCAATCGGGTGTCTCGACAGCAGACATGGAAGATGAGCGCGACCGGCTGATCGAGCAGCTTTCCGCGTATCTCGACGTCAATGTCTCCGAGAGCTCGAACGATACGCTGTTTATTCAGACAGCGGATGGCCAGCAGCTTTACGCGGACAACCAGGCCTCGACCCTGTCTTTCTCGCGGTCTCATTCCCTGCAGCCCGGGCAGACCGGGAACTCCGTCATGGTGACAACACCGGGTGGTACCAGCTATGACCTGATTGCCGGTTCAAGATCCGGCCTCATGGTGGCCACGGCCGAACTTCGGGACGACATCCTGGTCGAGGCGCAGACACAGCTCGACACCATTGCTGCTGAAATCTCGCTGGCCTTTTCCAACGTCACCGTGGACAGCACGGCAGTGACGGTCGGCCTGGATGACGGCTTCGATCTTGATATCTCCGCCCTGCAGGCCGGAAACACCATCACGGTGGAATACACGGATACGGGCGGTACGGCACAGACCGTTACGCTGGTCGGGGTTGAAGATGCATCCCTGCTGCCCCTGGACAATTCCGCGACGGCCAATCCGAATGACACGGTTTTCGGCATTGATATTTCGAGCGGGACGCAGGCGACCATCATCACCAACATCATTGCCGCGATGGGCGCAACCGGCTTGCAGGTCAGCAACAACGGTTCCGATCAGCTGAGGGTTCTGGGAGACAACACCGGGCCAACCACGGTCGAAAGCCTGACGGCCGATGTCACCGTCACGGCTCACACGGACCAGGGGCTAGGTCTGGCGATTTTCGTCGACAGTCGGGATGCCCCAGAACTGTTCACGGACGCGCTTGAGGACAGCGGCCAGCGGCTTGGTTACGCCAACGCCATTGCCGTCAATCCGGACCTGTTGGCAGACAGCGCTCTTCTGGTGAACTACCAGACCACGCCGACCGCCAACACCGCCAACGACCCGGCCCGCGCTCAATATCTGTCCGAAGCCCTGACATCTGCCACGACCTATTATGATCCGGGTTCGGGCATCGGCAGTTCGTCAACCCCCTTCCAGGGCAGTGTCATCGATTTCGTCAACCAGACCGTCGCCTTCCAGGGAAACCAGGCGGAGGATGCCGCCACCTATTCGGACAGCAAGGAAACGCTGACCAGGAACCTGGCGATCCGATACGAGGAAAGCTACGCGGTCGATCTGGACACGGAACTTGCCTTCATGGTGCAGCTTGAGAACGCCTATGCGGCCAATGCCCGTGTCATGCAGACGATCAAGGAGCTCTTCGATGAGCTCTTGAACATTGTATAA
- a CDS encoding flagellar hook protein FlgE: protein MGIYGAINSAVSGLAAQATALENISGNVANSQTTGYKRLDTTFSDLVSGGGSVQAQQVSGTTFATSRATNTVQGDITSVDVDTYMAINGDGYFVVTKASDVVDGSTTFADETYYTRGGDFERDKEGYLINASGYYLQGFPLDPDTGNAIGDNPTVIQIENQPLAASATTTVEYQANLPRVPDTTDYDGSDEDTALLDAGVGVGNIANADEQDFLDSSISGGSITIYNENGTAMNVEVRYAKRLNEDAGVPQNDTWSMYIGTGGDATDAWYDVGDIEFSSTGVMGTLTAGGMTGTAVNGTSDGFTITALTIGGTTANNVEFSFANGSLTQFSDPDGTASSVSLDQDGYPAGELTGVAVDDAGRVVASYSNNQQRAVYQIPLATFEAEQNLQRVDGAAFAATASSGDADLSGGGQILAKKLELSNADIADEFSKLIITQQAYSANSRIVTSADEMLDDALNMVR, encoded by the coding sequence ATGGGTATTTATGGGGCTATCAACTCGGCTGTTTCCGGACTGGCGGCGCAGGCCACGGCTCTGGAGAATATTTCCGGTAACGTCGCCAACTCTCAGACCACCGGTTACAAGCGGCTCGACACGACGTTCTCCGATCTCGTTTCCGGCGGTGGTTCGGTGCAGGCGCAGCAGGTGTCAGGAACGACCTTCGCGACGTCGCGTGCCACCAACACCGTTCAAGGCGATATCACGTCCGTTGATGTAGACACCTACATGGCCATCAACGGTGACGGGTATTTCGTCGTGACCAAGGCGTCCGACGTTGTCGACGGGTCCACGACTTTTGCAGACGAAACCTACTACACGCGCGGTGGCGATTTCGAACGCGACAAGGAAGGGTATCTGATCAACGCATCCGGCTACTACCTTCAAGGGTTCCCGCTGGATCCCGATACCGGTAACGCCATCGGTGACAATCCGACCGTGATCCAGATCGAGAACCAGCCGCTGGCGGCGTCAGCAACCACCACGGTTGAATACCAGGCGAACCTGCCGCGTGTTCCCGATACAACAGATTACGATGGCTCAGACGAAGATACCGCGCTTCTTGATGCAGGTGTCGGTGTCGGCAACATCGCCAATGCGGATGAACAGGATTTCCTGGATTCGTCCATCTCCGGCGGTTCGATCACAATCTACAACGAAAATGGTACGGCGATGAATGTCGAGGTGCGCTATGCCAAGCGCCTCAATGAAGACGCCGGCGTGCCGCAAAACGATACCTGGAGCATGTATATCGGCACCGGCGGAGATGCGACGGACGCCTGGTATGATGTCGGTGATATCGAGTTCAGTTCGACCGGGGTCATGGGTACTCTGACAGCTGGTGGCATGACCGGTACGGCCGTCAACGGCACAAGCGACGGGTTTACGATTACGGCGCTAACCATCGGTGGCACCACGGCAAACAACGTTGAGTTTTCGTTTGCAAACGGCTCCCTGACCCAGTTCTCGGATCCGGATGGAACGGCCAGCTCCGTCTCACTCGACCAGGATGGCTACCCTGCCGGTGAATTGACCGGTGTTGCCGTGGATGACGCAGGACGCGTTGTCGCAAGCTATTCGAACAACCAGCAGCGCGCGGTTTACCAGATCCCGCTGGCGACGTTCGAGGCAGAACAGAACCTGCAGCGTGTCGACGGTGCAGCCTTTGCGGCGACCGCCTCTTCCGGTGATGCGGACCTGTCCGGTGGCGGCCAGATCCTTGCCAAGAAACTGGAGCTCTCCAATGCCGATATTGCCGACGAGTTCTCCAAACTGATCATCACCCAACAGGCCTATTCGGCAAACTCGAGGATCGTCACCTCCGCGGACGAAATGCTCGATGATGCCCTGAACATGGTCCGGTAA
- a CDS encoding MoxR family ATPase, with amino-acid sequence MRFEGTENYIATEDLRVAVNAAVALERPLLVKGEPGTGKTVLAQQVAAALGAPLIEWHVKSTTKAQQGLYEYDAVSRLRDSQLGDERVKDINNYIRKGKLWEAFEAPERPVLLIDEIDKADIEFPNDLLLELDRMEFHVYETGETVRAARRPVVIITSNNEKDLPDAFLRRCFFHFIKFPDAETMTDIVEVHFPGIKQRLLSEALRLFYDVRDVPGLKKKPSTSELIDWIKLLLNEDVDPETLRQQDSSKLIPPLHGALLKNEQDVHLFERLAFMARRERT; translated from the coding sequence ATGCGCTTTGAAGGAACTGAGAACTACATCGCCACGGAAGACCTGCGCGTTGCCGTCAATGCGGCGGTTGCCCTGGAGCGGCCGCTTCTGGTGAAAGGTGAGCCTGGCACGGGCAAGACCGTCCTGGCCCAGCAGGTTGCAGCCGCCCTCGGGGCGCCGCTGATCGAGTGGCATGTCAAGTCCACCACCAAGGCCCAGCAGGGCCTTTATGAATATGACGCTGTCTCGCGCCTGCGCGACAGCCAGCTTGGCGACGAACGCGTCAAGGATATCAACAATTACATTCGCAAGGGCAAACTCTGGGAAGCTTTCGAGGCTCCGGAACGGCCGGTCCTCTTGATCGACGAGATCGACAAGGCCGATATCGAGTTTCCGAACGATCTCCTGCTGGAACTCGACCGCATGGAGTTTCATGTCTACGAGACCGGAGAGACGGTCCGGGCAGCGCGACGTCCCGTCGTGATCATCACGTCCAACAATGAGAAGGACTTGCCGGACGCCTTTCTGCGCCGCTGTTTCTTCCATTTCATCAAGTTTCCGGACGCGGAAACCATGACGGACATCGTTGAAGTGCATTTTCCCGGCATCAAGCAGCGCCTGCTGTCGGAAGCCCTTCGCCTGTTCTACGATGTGCGCGATGTGCCGGGACTGAAGAAAAAGCCGTCGACATCGGAATTGATCGACTGGATCAAGCTGCTTCTGAACGAGGACGTTGACCCGGAAACGCTTCGTCAACAAGATAGTTCCAAGCTGATTCCGCCGCTCCACGGTGCTCTTCTGAAGAATGAGCAGGATGTTCACCTGTTTGAGCGGCTGGCCTTCATGGCGCGCAGGGAACGGACCTGA
- a CDS encoding histidine phosphatase family protein gives MRLLLLRHAKSDWGDPSLEDIDRPLNSRGKAAASRMARYLKEHALLPNQVLCSTSLRTRETLARVLTSLPQEARIHLLSDLYLQSEDDYLSLIRKYGGRSQNLMVIAHNPATEETALSLAGTGDPMAIADLKEKYPTAALAVIDFDIADWSELQPGTGHLERFVKPRDLKDDLG, from the coding sequence ATGCGGCTCTTACTGCTCAGACATGCCAAATCCGACTGGGGCGATCCGTCCCTGGAGGATATCGACCGACCGCTGAACAGCCGCGGCAAGGCAGCAGCCTCGCGAATGGCGCGATATCTCAAGGAGCACGCGCTGCTGCCCAACCAGGTCCTCTGCTCCACCTCCTTGAGAACCCGGGAAACGCTTGCCCGCGTCCTGACAAGCCTGCCACAGGAAGCCCGGATCCACCTGTTGTCCGATCTCTACCTGCAAAGCGAAGATGACTACCTTTCCCTGATCCGTAAGTATGGCGGGCGCTCACAAAATCTCATGGTGATCGCCCACAATCCCGCCACCGAAGAAACGGCGCTTTCCCTGGCCGGCACGGGCGACCCGATGGCCATTGCGGATCTGAAGGAAAAATACCCGACTGCGGCCCTGGCGGTGATCGATTTCGATATTGCCGACTGGTCCGAACTCCAGCCCGGAACCGGTCACCTGGAGCGTTTTGTCAAACCGCGAGATCTGAAGGACGATCTTGGCTGA